The Patescibacteria group bacterium genome includes a window with the following:
- a CDS encoding WhiB family transcriptional regulator yields the protein MSTKPMPYDENLIYHWMEMGICRNAATEIFFSSSTKDQNTAKAMCSRCPVIDICLRFALENYEIGVWGGTSDRQRKNIRKYRPN from the coding sequence ATGTCGACCAAACCAATGCCTTATGACGAAAACCTAATTTACCATTGGATGGAAATGGGCATTTGCAGAAACGCAGCTACGGAAATATTTTTTTCGAGCAGCACAAAAGACCAAAATACTGCCAAGGCGATGTGCTCGCGCTGCCCAGTAATTGATATTTGCCTTAGATTTGCTCTCGAAAACTATGAAATTGGTGTTTGGGGTGGCACTAGCGATAGACAAAGAAAGAATATCAGAAAATATCGACCGAATTAA
- a CDS encoding beta-galactosidase, which produces MSKKVKDLKKYQKALLLALVILLVVIFENLLLMIRYNRINKYSTETIGVSYSQVQAERYEGDWREGYIAMLDELGFKNIRLAAYWNRIEPRQGEYEFAELDWMISEASKRDAKITLVVGQKNIRYPECFYPDWVDTSDTSAASKYAIDMVKQVVEHYKNNPNLAGWQLENEFLLKSFGSCPGKLLTNLQLSRELDALKSVDSTRPVTLTQSDQFGFPLKGPFGDWFGFSMYRWHWNKQQGYWKYPQNGTYFWWKASVISALLGQNIKIHELQAEAWGPVGNETLSYEESTKSMSPKQFYENIQYARETKIKNFDLWGAEWWWYMKQSGRPEMWDAVKGLKK; this is translated from the coding sequence ATGTCTAAAAAAGTTAAAGACCTAAAAAAATACCAGAAAGCACTACTGCTAGCTCTTGTTATCCTGCTGGTAGTTATTTTTGAAAACTTATTACTGATGATTAGATATAATCGCATAAATAAGTATTCAACTGAAACCATTGGTGTTAGCTATAGCCAGGTTCAAGCCGAACGCTACGAAGGCGATTGGAGAGAAGGCTACATAGCGATGCTTGATGAATTGGGCTTTAAGAACATCAGGTTAGCTGCATACTGGAATAGGATAGAGCCTAGGCAAGGAGAATATGAATTCGCCGAACTAGACTGGATGATAAGTGAGGCTAGCAAAAGAGATGCAAAGATTACTTTAGTAGTTGGCCAAAAAAATATTCGCTACCCCGAATGTTTTTATCCTGATTGGGTAGATACTTCCGATACATCCGCTGCATCTAAGTACGCCATAGATATGGTAAAGCAGGTGGTCGAACACTACAAGAATAACCCTAACCTAGCTGGGTGGCAATTAGAAAACGAATTCCTGCTAAAAAGCTTTGGAAGCTGTCCCGGGAAGCTATTAACCAACCTCCAGTTATCCAGGGAGCTTGATGCCCTCAAATCTGTAGACAGTACTAGGCCAGTGACACTCACCCAGTCCGATCAATTTGGCTTCCCGCTAAAAGGCCCATTTGGTGATTGGTTTGGGTTCTCTATGTATCGATGGCACTGGAACAAGCAGCAAGGCTACTGGAAATATCCGCAAAATGGTACATATTTTTGGTGGAAAGCCAGTGTCATAAGTGCCCTTCTAGGACAAAATATAAAAATACATGAACTTCAAGCGGAAGCCTGGGGCCCAGTTGGTAATGAGACTCTAAGCTATGAAGAATCTACTAAGTCCATGAGCCCCAAGCAGTTCTACGAAAATATCCAGTATGCCCGTGAAACTAAAATAAAGAATTTTGATTTGTGGGGTGCTGAATGGTGGTGGTATATGAAACAGTCTGGCCGGCCAGAAATGTGGGATGCTGTTAAGGGACTCAAAAAATAA